From the Eschrichtius robustus isolate mEscRob2 chromosome 3, mEscRob2.pri, whole genome shotgun sequence genome, the window cgtgggctcagtagttgtggctcgcgggcttagttgctccgctgcatgtgggatcttcccggaccagggctcaaacccgtgtcccctgcattggtcttaaccacggcgccaccagggaagcccctctggcaAACATTAGAAAGGGCATCCCAACCTTACCCCCTAGAGCCCTGGAAtctgctctctcccttccccagcaTTCCCAGGCAGGCCTGAGAAAGGCCAACGCACTCCTGCCCCTGAGGCCATAGGCCTGGGAGTGAGCTTCCTGCCAGAGCTGCCACGTGGCAACAGGTGGGGCTGACTGGCCCCGTCACCTCTTACCTGACATCCCAATCCAAGTGCCATTCCCTTCTGACTTCCCACATGCCCCTTTACTGCTGTGCTTTGTGCTCAGACAGAAGCCTCCTCAGCCGAGGGGAAAGTGAGGCCCTGACTGAGGGACAGGGAGACCCAGAAACTCCCTTCGATTCTGCTGGAAACAAGGCCACTATGATGCAAACTCCAATGCTTCCTGTGTCCTACGTGAATGgcgccccctggagttgtgcagggCATAGGCTGCATGCCAGCAAGCAGCAGCCCTGGCTGATACAGCCCTGGGGCAGAACCCCTGCACCCTGCCCCCCCCTGCCCAGGCAGCCGGCTTGGGGAGGCAGCAGAACACAGAGCTGCTCACCGCCTGGCCTCCTGTCCCACAGGGGTCCTGCCGAGCTTGGGACAGTCAGGCTTCTAGTCCCCACCACTACACATTAACTGCCCTCCCGAAAGCTGTGGTTCTCCGCCTGGCCATAAACCAGAATCACCTGTGCAGATGTGGAAAACTGCACATGCCCATTCTGATtcaggtctggggtgaggcccagaTTCGGGTAGTTTTAAAAGGTCCACAGGTGGTTCAGATGCACAGCCAGGGTACAGCTGGTCCACACATGTTCCCTGAGCACTATCAGCTTCACCCACGGCTTCCAATTGTCAGTTGGTCAACGATTCCCAAATTGCCATCTCCAGCCCAGCTCTCTTCGCTTTGCTCCAGGCTACAAACTCAGTCACTTCCTGAACATTTCCACTAGGATAATCCACAGGTCCCTCCAGCCTGGCACGTCCAACACTGAACTGATGAGCTCCTGCCCCCAACCTATCCCTCCTTCAGGAGCCCCAGCTGCCAGAATGCATCCCCTCCTCCTAGTCACCCAGGCCAAAGGCATGCCATCCTACTTCCTCACCACATCCAATCAGGCACCAACTGAGTTTTCAAAAAGGTGTGTTCCTGAAAGAGCCCACAAAGCCCCACACTCTCCCCACAATGCAGCTTCAGAATCCTCTCTCCCCCAGCAGCCTCCTGACGTACCTCCAAACCACCCTCCCCACCACAGCCAGAGCCAGCCACTGAAACGCACGTTGGATCACACCATTCTCCTGCCTGAAACCCTTCAGTGGTCCCCAGTATCACTGGGATAAAGTCCAGACTCCCTATTAGGACACACAGGATCTGGCCTTTCCTTACCTCTATCCATGTTACCCACCCAACCTCCATCCCACCCACCAGCCGAACTGCCATAATTAGGCATCTGAAATACTAGCCTCCAGCTCCTACCTCAAGCCTCAGTGCAAAAGTTCCTCCGCCGGGACCCTCCCCTTCTTCAGCCCCCGGCACCCACTCCTACCAGCGCCGCTGTGCCAGGCTGAGCAGCGGTGTTTGCAGGTGTGTCTGTACTCCAAGCCCCAGGCGGCAGCGGAGGGGGAGCGGCGGGGCCGCAGGAGCCGGGTCAGATCATGAAAGCCCCAGCGCAGTCAGTGCGTCTCGGGCTCAATGCAGTGGGTCTGTTGAGAGAAGAAACTAGCGGTGGATCAGAGAGAGCAGCTAGTGCAGAGCGGCCAGCCAGGACGGCGGGAACCCGAAGGCCGGTGGGCCAAGGCAGGGACCGGcctgtcccctccctctcccgcccTCTGCCCGGCCTCCCAACTCCCTACTCCCAGTGTCTACAAACTCCGAACACTCAGTGTCCATGCCGCTGTGCCGCCCGGGTTCTCCACTCTGTCCTGGGGGCCCTTCCCAGCATCTCCTCCCCGCCCCACCTCGGGGGACCTAGTGGAGCCAGGGGGACCAGATTCCAGAGGGTGGAGTGGCCAGGTGAGCCCTGAGaggtggggcggggcagggggtgcTCGGGCCCCACCCCAGGATCCGGTGACGCCGGGACTGGAATTTGACACCGGACGGCGGCGGGCAGGAGGCTGCTGAGGGATGGAGTTGGGCCCGGCCCCCAGACACGGTCCACGGGCTCCACCAGCAGCAGGTCCCTCGGGTCCCAGCCCTCGCTGTGCCCCAGACCCAGAGCCCTGCACTTGCGGTAAGCCGACCTGTTTGCCCACCTCTCGTCCCAGCCCAGGGGCTAGAGGGAGCGGCCAGGGTCGTCCCCCTCCGCTCCTTTCTTACATCCTCCCTCTCCTGGGCCTGCTGCACAGCTCTccgcccctcccagccccccgcAGTCCCTCTTGTCGCTTGTTGGACTGCGCTAGCCCTGCTGGCCCGCTGTAATGTGAGGCTTCCGCTGCTGCTACAGGGCTCAGACTGGCTGCCAAGCTTTTGGCTAAAAGGGGCACTGCCCGGTGCACAGCCCTGGGCATGAGCCTTTTGAGCTGCAGGGGAAAGCCCAGCACTGGTCCCAGGAAAGGTGCCTAGAAGAACACGACACAGAACCCCCGTGGTGAGTATCggcggggggggggtgctggTAGATGGGGAGGAAAGGCAAGGGCTGGAGGACCAAGTGGCCCCAGATTGCCGGGAGGGAGACGTAGGGCCTGAGCTGCCTACGTCCCAAGAGACCTGCTCCTGGGCTCCCCCTAGTGCAGGGGGCCTTTAACCCTGCCTTGCCGGGCTTTCCCTCCATCAATGAGAACAGTCACTAGCCTGGCTCCTCAGGCCCGTATTCCGTTAGCCGAGCACACCTGGCGCTGGAGGACCTCACCAGGGAGGACCGGCCCACAGGTATGCAGACATTCTGTATGctcaggggtgggggtggaggtgacTGCTGGGACCAAAGAGCAGGCCAGCTAGTGAGGGCTCATGAGGCTCCAGAGAGGTGCTTGGGAGTGCCAGGCAATGTGGGCTCACAAAACCTGGTGGGACTCTGAAAGCCCAGCTGGGCTCAGGAAGGATGGTTCGTGGGGGAAACTTCTAGGAGCAGGGCCAGGCTGCCAGATCCAGGGGAAGCTGGAAGGGGTACAGACCTGGACCAGCTCTCAGGGTGGCTAAGCTCTCAGAGTAGTCTCATGTAGAAGCAACTCCAGGGAGTTGCTGGGGCCTGAGTCTAGCTGAAGGTAGGGGAAAAGCCCACCCCCCGTTTGAGTCCACAGGCTTGGCAAATGCTACCCCCTGGTGGCCATAGGGAGCCATGGCCTAGGCCTCATGTTCCTAGAGGGCTCATCACCCTCCACCATCTGCTGGGTGGGCAGCACAGGCTGAAGCCTGGGCCTCACTATCATCAGATAACTCAGGTCAACCAGCAAGCACCCTAATTTTTCTCCAGGCCACAACTTCCTCCTCTGTGGCATGGAGAGAAGGCTCTCTGTGAGATCAAGGGTGTCCAACTGCTCCCTTCTCCAGCCCTGCAGCACAGAGCAGGAAGGTCACCTTTCCTGCACGGCTGCGTGGGTCTACCCTTGTGACCTTAGATAATTGCtgagcttctctgagccttgtttgctcatctggaaaatggggataataccatTTACCTCATGGAGTTGTGAGGTCTGAAAGAGGGAACCAGGTGCAAAGCACCACGAAATAGGTTCTCGATGCAGCCACTTCTCCTGGGTTGAGCCCAGCTGCCCAAGCCCCTTGTCCCTCATCTGGAGAAGCTGAAGTGGAGAGATGACCTGCTCAAAGGATAACTCATCTCTCAATGTTCCAAGCTGCCTCAAGAGGAGGGTGGGGGAACAGGTCAACTACGGCTGATGGGAGTTCCTGGTGTTGACAGAGATGGAGCCTGGACGTGGAGGCCCTTCTGTGCTGCCCCTCTGGCCCCGGCCTAGGCGGCAGGTGAGTGGTTCTCCCAGTGACTCCCACCTGGTACTGAAGAAAGGTGGCTTGACTAGGGAGAGCAGGGCTCCCTGGGCAGGCGTCAGAAGTAGGTGGGGGAATGGTCAGGGAGGGGCccggaggaaggaggaaagaaaggtcaGTGCCCTCAGGTGGTGATTCCTTACCCGGGCTCCCCGGGGCAGCTGATCCATTATCCTCCAACCCGAGCCCTTCCATccggccccagcccctccctgcaccCACCAGGGCTTCCTCCTCCCCCCTGAGGCTCCATCTCGTCTCTCCGAGCAGCCTGCCCTGTGGCCTACCCTGGCCGCTCTGGCCCTGCTGAGCAGCATCGCCGAGGGCGAGGCCTCCCTGGGCCCCGCACCCAGCAGCCCGGTCCCCCGAGAAGGCCCCGCGCCGGCCCCGGCGCCCCCCGCGGGTCCCCTGCCTGGTAGGTGAGAGGGCgagggcgcggggcggggcgggctggccgGGGACCCGCGCGTGACTGCGTCTCGTTCCAGGGGGCCGCGCGGCCGGTCTGTGCGGCGGAAGAGCCCGgcggccgccgcccccgccgcccgcgCACTCGCCCGCTGCCCCCCGAGGGCCCCGCGCTGCGCGGGCTGGGGGCCGGGGCGGCCGCGGGAGCCGGGGGAGCCGCGCGCGGGCCGCGGGGGCGCGGGGCTGCCGCCTGCGCTCTCAGCTGGTGCCGGTGCGCGCGCTCGGCTTGGGCCACCACTCCGATGAGCTGGTGCGTTTCCGCTTCTGCAGCGGCTCCTGCCGCCGCGCGCGCTCCCCGCATGACCTCAGTCTGGCCAGCCTGCTGGGTGCCGGGGCCCTGCGGCCGCCCCCCGGCTCGCGGCCCGTCAGCCAGCCCTGCTGCCGACCCACGCGCTACGAGGCCGTCTCCTTCATGGACGTCAACAGCACCTGGAAGACCGTGGACCGCCTCTCGGCCACTGCCTGCGGCTGTCTGGGCTGAGGGCTCACTCCGAGGGTGTGCGGAAGCACCCTTACCTGTGGATCTAACTGCCTGGGGCCGGCCGGGGGCCTCGGCCGGAGACGGAGGCTTCGGCCGGGTGAGTTGACAGACATCAGCCCTGCGGAGATAGAGGCACGACTGACCAGCGGCCCCAGGGCTCTCACCCTGCCGGCCTCAGCCCCGCAGACACCAGAAACCTCAGCTGTGGAGACCCGAGGACCCACTGCTCACAGACTCTGGCACTGACCAGGCCATGGACCCAGGACTCCTCCTCTGGAGAACCCAGATGTGTCAGGTTGCAGCCTCAGCCCAGACCTGGGGGGACAGATCTGGAGACACATTGCAATTGTGTTGGGGAAGTGCCTGTGCTGGAGTGGGCCTTGGACTCACTCGTGGGAGCTGGACCCCTATTTATTACTtctaagttatttatttacttctgtgGTTTGTCAGATCCTTTGCTGGGCTGTGGGGGCCGGATGGAGGTCACTCCCTGACCATCCCACTCACAACTTCAGGCTCACTCAGCAGTCACAGGCCTGGCCCAGGACTGCTTGTGCCCACCCAGCAGCTCTGGGAAATGAGGGGCATGGAACACAGGCAGAGTGAGTGACAAAGGTGTGTTCACCAGTCCCAACAGGCCAGCCAGCTCACAACCCCTGCACAGTCCCCAGCGGTTGGAGCCTGGGGTTACTGGTGGAGAAAGCCATACCCTTGAGACCTCAGGCGTGCTGTGGGCCTTGTTTCATGGTGAAGATGCAGAGAACCATACGTTGCCCCACCCCACTGTCACTCATCAGAGTCCAGGGCACCCTGACAGGTGCATAGCCTGCCTGTGCTTGCAGATGGCCCAGCATGGGGAGCTCACCACCCACATTCCGTGAAACAGCCCAAGTCAAGCgatgaagaagctgagggtgGGGAAGAGGGTGCAGTGGGAGGCTGGTCTGGGGGGATGAAGCACAGAGCATCATGGGGATAAGAAAGCAGGAAAAGACTGAGGGTGCCTAGAGAGACCTGCATCTTGGGTAATGAACAAGgatattcacttattcattcaacagatatttattattttatgtcagATGCTGGGTAGAGAGCAGGGATACAGAAGTGAACCCATGATCTCTGCTCTTAAGCTTAAAccaggagagacagacaataaataatttacataaataatatttaaattcagTTTGGCAAACAGTATGAAAAAGACAAGAAGCTAAGAGGTACACACTCTCCTCTGGAAGGAAGAAGAGGTTAATGCTGACCCTGGCCTTCCACACTGTCCCCAAGTCATATCTAAGAAGTCAGTGCAATCCCTCTGAGCTTTTGTGTGTGTCCTGTGAAACCTTGTTTCCTGGGCCCAGTGAATTTGTcttacatgatttttttctttgcaaataaTATCAGGATATGTGTTTGGACGCAGGCTGGGCCTGAGGAACCATGGGACATCCAGAGGGGTCGTCAGGCGGCAATGGGCTGTACTGGTCTGGAGCTGAGGAGGCAGCTCTGGGCTGGAGATTGATTCGGCAGCTGTGAGGACACAGGCAGTAGCTGCAGCCAGGGGTGCACGAGGCACCATGAGAGTGAAGCATGTTGAGGCTGGGATCCCTCAGGCATTTGACCGCATTAACCAAAATTCCTTCGAGCTGCCTAAGCGCCTGCCCGCTTTGGCACAGGGGCCCCCTTCTCCCAGGCTACAGTGAGGAGCTGGCCCGGGCTCTCAGGGCTGTAGGCATTCCGGgtcaaggaggagaaacaagtcTGTGCTTCCATTCTTCTGTGTTCACTGCCCCAGTTCTAGGTGCCCTCAAAACTTTGGTGCTCTCGTGCTGCCCTCAAACACCCCCTTGgcccttctctctgcctccaaACTGATTCAGGATCTTCAGTCGCCAACCCCCACCTCCAGCCAAAGACAATGGCAGCAGTGCCATACAGTTTGGAGACACCTCATGAAGGCCTGGGCCCTGGTCCTGGCTGGGggtgaagtgggggggggggggttctgtCAATTCCAGGGTCATTGCAACCAGGGAGCCCCTGCTGGAAAGACTCGAAAGCCTGGCAGAGTCCTCAgaccctccaggccctgccccttAGTGGACATCTGTGCTCTCAGAGCCACTTACAGGAGATGGGGTGAAGCCACGTCTGacaaggctcagagagagagccaGGTCAGAACCCCAGCCAAAGGCGCTAGCTCTCAACACTCCCCAAATTGTCGGTCCTTGGGGAGTAGGGTCCCCCCAACTCAAGGCTGCATTCTGGGCCCCAGAGAGATTATGCCCGACAGCTTACAAAATTGTGGGTGAACAGCAGCTTCTCCAAAAGGAACACATTCCCGCAAGAACTAGTCTCAATCTGCAGCTCACAATGAACCAAATCcctctttaaaataaatgaagctATTTTCCTCAAACAAGTTGCAGAGCTCCTCTTCTCTGCCTACAACTTAGCAGAGGTCACCAGGCACATGACCTGACCTCACCAGGTAGAGCACTTTTGCTCCTCGGGGGCCACAGGTAGctctagaatcttttttttttttttttttttttggctgcaccacaaggcttccaggatcttagttccccaacctgggatagaacccatgccccctgcagaggaagtgtggagtcctaaccactggcccgccagggagttccctagactctcctttttttttttttttttttaataaatttatttatttatttttggctgtgttgggtcttcatttctgtgcgagggctttctctagttgcggcgagcgggggccactcttcattgcggtgcgcgggcctctcactatcgcggcctctcttgttgcggagcacaggctccagacacgcaggctcagtagttgtggctcacgggcccagttgctccgcggcatgtgggatcttcccggaccagggctcgaacccgtgtcccctgcattggcaggcggattctcaaccgctgcaccaccagggaagcccctagactcTCCATTTTGGACTGTAGTCTGTTTCATATTTGCAAAATGACATTGCCCATTTGAGTGATCTTCCCAGAACTAAGGTATGGTCTCCTCCAAAGAGGTATCAAGTCACCGCCTCTTGCAAGACAGAAAACTACAGATGGCTTTGAAATGACAGTTTTTCCAGCTTCAGGGGTCACCCAAACATCCCTCTAGATTAGCTTCATCCAGGAATCAAGGTTCGGGGATCCATGCGCTCCTCCTGCCCCGGCCAATGGCGTTTCTCCTCTCTTGTCCGGGGATTGCCGCACTTTCCCCAGCTAGAGAGCCCGGTGACTGAGTGCATGTGGACTGGCTGCCTAACCGAGGCCTCATCTTGAAAAGGAAAGGTAGGGTAGAAAGCTGAGAGATCAGAGAAAAGATCTAAGAGAATTTGTGCCATGTGAGATCACTTTTCTTGTTCACAGGGCTGGTGCCTAACCTGTTTTGGAGTTGTACAGTCCTTACGGAAACTGATGAAAGCCAAggatcctccccacctcccacctcccacctcacTGCTGAAAAAACCACCAATGTGTAAATCTGGTGAACAATTTGAGGGAGCCCACAGACTTTCCTAAGCTCATTCAGAGATTCCGTAGGAGTCCATGGCCCTTCAGCTTTCCTGCCCTGTTCTAGATACTATTATTAATGTCCTCCTGCAGCTAGATTAATTCCTCTGTCTGTGCTCAGGTTCCCATATCAGGGCTCTCTGTCTCCATTATTTATAAGCCTCCCTATTCTTCATCCTTTTTCTACTGAatgtcttctttccttctgcatttaAACTCACTTGAATATATCACAGCATAAAAAAATGACACTGTGATTACAAATATATAATCTACTTCCACCTCTCCTTCACTAAAAGAGCTCTTGCTGCGGTCCCCAGTGGCCTCATCATTACTAAACCCAAAGGCCACTTCTCAGCCTTTAGTCCTTTGGACTCTCAGAGGCGCCCAACTTTGTCAACCCTCTTGGAACAGCTGTCTTGACTCTCCATTCCATACTCTCCTGGATTTTCTCCCACCCCTGCTCATTCTCAAACTCCTTTTgggttccttttcctttctctgcctcttaAGTGTTCGTCAGGGCTCTGATACAGACCTTCTTTCCCCATTTTACTTTCCCTGAGCAATGTCACCAACTCCCATGGTTTCAGTTACCGCCTCCAGGCTGATGATGCTCTCACTGCATCTCCAGCTAAACCTTTCTCCTAAGCTCTGTCTGTATTTCCAATACTTCTGTCTGCATAGCCTCAGAAACCTCAAACTGAACTTACCTGCCCTAGATGTCTTCCGTTCATTCCTTCAGATGCTCTCTCCACCCTTCTCTACCTGCTCTAAGCCCCACATCGATGAGCTTCCCTGCTCTCCAGCCTCCGAGCCTCCTCCAGGGTTCCCTCCCAAGTGAATGGCACCAACCTCCATCCAGGGACACGAGTCAGAAACTTGGACAACAGCCTAGACTCCCTGAGCTTTGTCACTTCCCTTTTCCATTAGTTCTCAGATCCTTAGATCCTGCAAGCCCATCCCACTTTCTCTCTTCCCAATGCTATTCTGTCGAAGTCTTCCTAATTTGTGGAATGGTTTATTGCCCATCCTAACTGGTCTCTGTCTCCAGCCTCAACTCCCTACAGCCATTCTCAGCCCTGTGACCTTTTAACATTAATTGAGCACTAACAGTAGTGCCTTGGGCCAGTTATAGGGATTCTGAGGTCAGCTAGAAAAATGTTCTACCATCAAGGAGACCACagttggaggtggaggtgggggaagggctgcCCGTTTGGCAAAAAAAAGGGCTGCCCGTTTGACATCCAGTTAAACTGGAGTTTCAGATAAGCAATACTTAACTTTTTTCAGAGGCAGCAGAGGCAGCAGCTGGGTCTGAGGGTCAGGAACTCAGGACAGTCTGGACCAGAGAGATCCGGGAGTCACAGATCAAAGGCAAGGGAGTGGTGAGATATGCAGGAACAAGAGGAGAAGCAGAGGCTAAGGCCTGGAGACCCAGCATTTAAGgaacagggagaggaggagagacaaGCCTGTGAAGGAGACCAAAAGGGAGGGACCAGAGtggtggaaaaaaacaaaacagaataaagggaGGGAGTGGTCAAAGGGGCCAAAGGCAACAGGAAAATCAAGTCACATAAGGACTGAAACTGCCCATTGGGTTTTCTGGCAATATGGTGGCCTAGAGACTCAGGCTAAGCTTCTTgctgaaaacaactaaaaatactaGACAAaacatatagttttaaaaattaatgtgtcCGTGAGCTGGCAAACACATGAGAAATATTcaggcatgaatgaatgaatggatgaatgaatgcaggAAACTACAAAGGTAAGCAAAGCTCAGTAGTTGGCGTTCACCTTGAAGGCATTTTCCTTACCTGGGGAACCTGGGAATTGGTTTGTAAGGGTTCCATGAGCTTATGGTGGGGGTCTACTTGGAACATTCTCCGTAAGGCCAGGACCCCAAAGGACTATGCCCACACCTAGGGCGAACTAGAAATAAAccttcccctccttttcctaaccTCTTTCCCTCAAACCAGGGGACTACAAAGAAAGTTGCCTGCAATTAACTTTAGTGCTAAGTGGAAAGGGGGCAACCTCCCCTGAGAATTCTTAACTACAGGAGGGCCCTCAATTCACACTGTTTTAGAAGGCTGAAAAACTTCAAACTGGTTAATTCGTCATGGACATGGATTGCTAGTGGTTCCAGGTGACCAACAGaagctctttctcttcctctcctgggCTTTGGAATACTCTCCTGAATTTGGGGACCCCCTTCCAGGGTTGTCACAGGTTCTGGCCCCTATATGTCCTATTCTTACCTCTCAGAGGAGAGAAGAACCCATCTGTAACTAGTTCCCAAAGATTCATTCCCCAATTGGCTCTAAGCTATCCTGAATTGTCATCCATGTCTCCTGGAAGTCCCCTTTGGTCTGGTACCCAGGAATGCCCCCAACCCTGCCTGGGGCTCACTTCAATCTGTCTGTCCTAGGTGAGTTTATAAAGCATGCTCAGGAGCCACTGTTGGTGAGACTTGGCTTCTTTCTCTGCCAGGGGAACCCCCAGGCACCAGGAAGAAGCCCTAGattggaagcagggagaaaactcACTTTGACCAAGTTGTGGCCTCTGGGCCAAACCCTAGTTATACACCATCTCAGCTTGTCCTTCACTGCAGGAAttactgttcttattttttataaagtgaGTTGCAGAAGAAGTCAAGGTCTTATGGCTagaaagaggcagagacaggTTTTGAACACAGGCCTAAGTCCAGAATTTGTTCTCTtaaccctccccccatccccctacCTGCACAATGAGATGTCAGTATCAGGGCCAGGCATTTCACACCCCCATGCACAGACCTGGAATCAGTTACTTTATTTTGACTTCCTGTTTCCTCCTTCCAAATCCCCCCTGCCTCTACTCTTTCCCCCTTCAACGTATCATACTATAgatacatttttctaaaatgcaaatccaaTTATCACTGCCCACTTGAAACC encodes:
- the ARTN gene encoding artemin: MEPGRGGPSVLPLWPRPRRQPALWPTLAALALLSSIAEGEASLGPAPSSPVPREGPAPAPAPPAGPLPGGRAAGLCGGRARRPPPPPPAHSPAAPRGPRAARAGGRGGRGSRGSRARAAGARGCRLRSQLVPVRALGLGHHSDELVRFRFCSGSCRRARSPHDLSLASLLGAGALRPPPGSRPVSQPCCRPTRYEAVSFMDVNSTWKTVDRLSATACGCLG